The following are encoded together in the Clostridium sp. BJN0013 genome:
- a CDS encoding helix-turn-helix domain-containing protein, whose amino-acid sequence MNFFQVIGNSILIELNKKNWTQSMFAHKIGVSDEVFKQIVQGKKALNAVEIAKIANTLDVDPEKLLRKKKKIYCEDNLSEKFIDSFYNKDNFKLIYFIIEEYINMEEDLHEFKLSKKSTSGK is encoded by the coding sequence ATGAATTTCTTTCAAGTAATCGGAAATAGTATTCTTATTGAACTTAACAAAAAAAATTGGACTCAATCTATGTTTGCCCATAAGATTGGAGTTTCAGATGAGGTATTTAAACAAATTGTACAAGGTAAGAAAGCACTAAATGCTGTTGAAATAGCTAAAATTGCAAATACTTTAGATGTAGATCCAGAAAAGCTTTTAAGGAAAAAGAAAAAAATTTACTGTGAAGATAATTTATCTGAAAAATTCATTGACAGCTTTTATAACAAAGATAATTTTAAACTTATATATTTCATAATTGAAGAATATATAAATATGGAGGAAGATTTGCATGAATTCAAATTATCTAAAAAAAGTACTTCTGGAAAATGA
- a CDS encoding substrate-binding domain-containing protein produces the protein MKDKTSLSAQEVAELLDISKNTVYDLIKKGELPSYRIGRKVRVDIEDVEYYKNKSRTNNIKIINTVIEHKTQVPQPPLSEDKNFIICGQELLLDVLTQHLGHYPNEFQVLRRYIGGYDGLINLYKGSASATSCNLWDSDNNIYNIPYVRRLIPGVPCIIVRLACHMQGFYVFKGNPKNISSWDDLARSGIVMVNREKGSGVRILIDEQFRKLGISGKLINGYDVEVFSHFAAASAVSRGEADIAVGTQKTASQVENIEFIPIQKQKCDLVIKKEDFDSPIIQAIISVLNSQEFKMEIQGIDVYDTSETGKIIGES, from the coding sequence ATGAAAGATAAAACATCATTATCGGCACAAGAAGTAGCCGAACTTTTAGATATATCAAAAAATACAGTATATGATTTGATTAAAAAAGGTGAATTGCCTTCTTATCGCATTGGCCGAAAGGTTCGTGTTGATATTGAAGATGTTGAATATTATAAAAATAAAAGCAGAACTAATAATATTAAAATTATTAATACTGTTATTGAACATAAGACTCAAGTACCCCAGCCCCCATTATCTGAAGACAAAAATTTTATAATATGCGGTCAGGAACTGCTTCTTGATGTATTGACACAGCATCTGGGACATTATCCAAATGAATTTCAAGTACTGCGAAGATATATAGGAGGCTATGATGGATTGATAAATCTATATAAAGGCAGTGCTTCTGCTACTTCTTGCAATCTATGGGATTCAGACAATAACATCTACAATATACCCTACGTCCGCAGATTAATACCTGGTGTTCCCTGCATAATTGTCCGTCTTGCATGTCATATGCAGGGTTTTTATGTTTTCAAAGGAAATCCCAAAAATATATCCTCATGGGATGATTTAGCAAGGTCTGGCATTGTTATGGTAAATAGGGAAAAAGGTTCCGGTGTACGTATACTTATAGACGAACAATTTAGGAAACTTGGAATATCAGGAAAACTTATCAATGGTTATGATGTAGAAGTTTTTTCTCATTTTGCTGCAGCCAGTGCTGTATCCAGGGGTGAGGCAGATATTGCTGTGGGAACCCAGAAAACCGCTTCCCAGGTGGAAAATATAGAATTTATACCAATACAGAAACAAAAGTGTGATTTAGTTATTAAAAAAGAAGACTTTGATTCTCCAATTATTCAAGCAATAATTTCCGTTTTAAATTCCCAGGAATTCAAAATGGAAATTCAAGGTATTGACGTATATGATACAAGTGAAACAGGAAAAATTATAGGAGAAAGCTAG
- a CDS encoding ABC transporter substrate-binding protein yields MKKQSFKLLNLFLIILTLVLWSAGCTNKQSEQTQSESTQSAKKTITDMSGRKVTLPSQVNRIAINGTAMTQLAVMIGGADKIVATLPSIKSNPWYIKIYPKIETVSAPFDKEVNIEELIKSKPDVVVLWSGKEALQKKIEQLSIPVVIISYDTPEELKKSVTLMGNLLGEEETKKASEFCSYYDSNIKRITEKTSSISDNDKLKVYYSADSPLSTDGNNSIVTSWIEIAGGINTAAQNGVTGMSQTVSMENVVQWNPDVIIVRDAPNKDAILKDERFKDINAVKNNKVYINPKGVNVWCARSGDNALQVLWAAKTLYPDMFTDIDMNKEVEEFYKTYYNYNVNSEDLEDIMNPKK; encoded by the coding sequence TTGAAAAAACAGAGTTTTAAACTATTAAATTTATTTTTAATAATACTGACTTTAGTGCTGTGGTCAGCAGGATGTACAAATAAACAATCTGAACAAACCCAGAGTGAGAGTACACAATCTGCTAAAAAAACTATTACGGATATGTCAGGAAGGAAAGTAACCCTACCTTCCCAGGTCAACCGAATAGCCATAAATGGAACGGCAATGACTCAATTAGCAGTGATGATAGGAGGTGCTGATAAAATAGTTGCAACATTGCCTTCTATTAAATCCAATCCCTGGTATATAAAAATTTATCCTAAAATAGAAACAGTATCGGCACCTTTTGACAAAGAAGTAAATATTGAAGAACTTATTAAATCAAAACCAGATGTAGTTGTATTATGGTCGGGCAAAGAAGCACTTCAGAAAAAAATAGAACAATTAAGTATACCTGTAGTTATAATATCCTACGATACACCAGAAGAACTTAAAAAGTCTGTAACTTTAATGGGGAATTTACTTGGAGAAGAAGAAACTAAAAAAGCTTCTGAATTTTGCTCCTATTATGATTCTAATATAAAACGTATTACTGAAAAAACTTCATCTATTTCTGACAATGACAAGTTAAAAGTGTATTATTCAGCAGATAGTCCTTTAAGTACCGACGGAAATAACTCAATAGTTACTTCCTGGATAGAAATAGCTGGTGGCATAAACACAGCTGCACAAAATGGAGTTACAGGTATGTCTCAAACTGTTTCTATGGAAAATGTAGTCCAATGGAATCCTGATGTAATTATAGTCAGAGATGCACCTAACAAAGATGCAATTTTAAAAGATGAGCGATTTAAAGACATTAATGCAGTTAAAAACAATAAAGTTTATATAAATCCCAAAGGTGTCAATGTGTGGTGTGCAAGAAGTGGTGATAATGCACTACAAGTATTATGGGCAGCTAAAACTTTATACCCTGACATGTTTACAGATATAGATATGAATAAAGAGGTAGAAGAATTTTACAAAACATATTATAATTATAATGTAAACAGTGAAGATCTAGAAGATATAATGAATCCTAAAAAATAA
- a CDS encoding Fe-only/vanadium nitrogenase subunit delta, whose product MKNRVEELFSFIQERYLWQFYSRSWDREENIKGILDATFEICTGKQVKDKTLMNKYFYTEAKAFSEVIKKKFPWFLELDESEKKSVINDLQAKLLDVVVTRSLNAELKNPNY is encoded by the coding sequence ATGAAAAATAGAGTAGAAGAATTATTTTCATTTATTCAAGAACGTTATTTGTGGCAATTTTATTCTCGTTCCTGGGATAGAGAAGAGAATATAAAAGGAATTTTGGATGCTACATTTGAAATTTGTACAGGTAAGCAAGTAAAAGATAAAACATTAATGAATAAATATTTCTATACTGAGGCAAAGGCATTTTCAGAAGTTATAAAAAAGAAGTTTCCGTGGTTTTTAGAACTTGATGAATCAGAAAAAAAATCTGTAATTAATGACCTTCAGGCAAAATTGTTAGATGTAGTTGTAACAAGGTCATTAAATGCTGAATTAAAGAATCCAAATTATTAA
- the vnfD gene encoding nitrogenase vanadium-iron protein, alpha chain has protein sequence MPLKLFKCDETIPERKRHCYVKQPGEDTTMFLPDANINTIPGTLSERGCSFCGSKLVIGGVLKDTIQLIHGPVGCAYNTWHTKRYPSDNDNFQLKHAWSTDVKEKHVIFGGEKILKQSMLEAFAEFPDIKRMIVYTTCATALIGDDPKAVAREVQKELGDVDIFCSECAGFAGVSQSKGHHVFNISWMHEKVGTFEPEIKSPYTINLIGDYNIQGDSYVLSRYLDRMGIQVIAHFTGNGTYDGLRSMHKAQLSVVNCARSAGYIANELKKTYNIPRIDIDSWGFDYTAEGLRKIGTFFGIEDKVEELISEEYAKWKPKLDWYKEKLKGKKACIWTGGPRLWHWTKSLEDDLGVEVVAMSSKFGHQEDFEKVIARGRTGAIYLDDANELEFFEVLEQIEPDVIFTGPRVGDLVKKLHIPYINGHAYHNGPYMGFEGFVNLARDVYNATRSPLWKLAGEDIREV, from the coding sequence ATGCCATTAAAGCTATTTAAATGTGATGAAACTATTCCAGAGCGAAAAAGACATTGTTATGTAAAGCAGCCTGGAGAAGATACCACAATGTTTTTACCTGATGCAAATATAAATACTATTCCAGGAACACTTTCTGAAAGGGGCTGCAGCTTTTGCGGGTCAAAACTTGTTATAGGGGGAGTTCTTAAAGATACAATTCAGCTAATTCACGGCCCTGTTGGATGTGCATATAATACATGGCACACAAAGCGTTATCCAAGTGACAATGATAATTTTCAACTTAAACATGCATGGTCTACAGATGTTAAAGAAAAGCATGTTATATTTGGCGGAGAAAAAATATTAAAGCAAAGTATGCTGGAAGCTTTTGCTGAATTTCCGGATATAAAAAGGATGATAGTTTATACCACCTGTGCCACTGCATTAATTGGGGATGACCCAAAAGCGGTTGCAAGAGAAGTACAAAAAGAGTTAGGGGACGTAGACATATTTTGTTCAGAATGCGCTGGATTTGCAGGAGTTAGCCAGTCTAAAGGACACCATGTATTCAATATTAGCTGGATGCATGAAAAGGTAGGAACATTTGAACCTGAAATCAAAAGTCCATATACCATAAATCTTATTGGAGATTATAATATTCAGGGAGACAGCTATGTTTTAAGCAGATATCTTGACAGGATGGGAATCCAGGTGATAGCCCATTTTACAGGTAATGGTACCTATGATGGCCTCAGGTCCATGCATAAAGCTCAGCTAAGTGTGGTTAACTGTGCCAGGTCTGCAGGGTATATAGCCAATGAATTGAAAAAAACATATAATATTCCTCGTATTGATATTGATTCATGGGGTTTTGATTATACTGCAGAAGGGCTGAGAAAAATAGGGACATTCTTTGGAATAGAGGATAAAGTAGAGGAGCTAATTTCAGAAGAATATGCAAAATGGAAGCCAAAACTTGACTGGTACAAGGAAAAATTAAAGGGTAAGAAAGCTTGTATATGGACAGGAGGACCAAGATTATGGCACTGGACAAAATCCCTTGAAGATGACCTGGGTGTTGAAGTTGTAGCAATGTCTTCAAAATTTGGACATCAGGAAGATTTTGAAAAAGTAATTGCAAGGGGAAGAACCGGGGCAATTTATTTAGATGATGCCAATGAGCTGGAATTTTTTGAAGTTTTAGAGCAAATTGAACCGGATGTGATATTTACTGGTCCTAGAGTTGGTGACTTAGTTAAAAAATTGCATATACCATATATTAATGGACACGCATATCACAATGGACCTTACATGGGATTTGAAGGTTTTGTAAATTTGGCAAGGGATGTATATAATGCTACAAGGTCTCCACTTTGGAAACTTGCCGGAGAAGATATAAGAGAGGTGTAG
- a CDS encoding ABC transporter substrate-binding protein, which yields MKKKSALILFSIILGVFALIGCSKQISKTQTSTKSDKITVTDSSGAKVEVPANISRIADAWGAHNAVVTMLGSGDKIVATTLNAELKPWLFKVTPKMNNAVTAFSVDASSINMEELIKTKPDILFIPTGNKNISKMSDLKIPVIQVSFKDFDSLKKCVKLTGDILGEEGKKRAEEYTSYLDKKINMLTSVTSKIPEDQKLKVLHLSDLSPLKVDGKGTIIDSWIQIAGGINVSSDIDGNTKEVSMEQILTWNPDVIIVSSTVGSADRKESINKILKDESWKKTTAVQKGRVYVNPDGVFSWDRYSAEEALQIQWAAKTLYPEKFQSLDISKETKWFYKTFFNYSLSDNEVERILNGQAPQ from the coding sequence ATGAAGAAAAAATCAGCTTTAATATTGTTTAGTATTATACTAGGAGTTTTTGCATTGATTGGGTGCAGTAAACAAATATCCAAAACTCAAACTTCTACTAAATCTGACAAGATAACAGTTACAGATTCAAGCGGAGCCAAAGTAGAAGTGCCTGCTAATATTTCTCGTATTGCCGATGCCTGGGGAGCTCACAATGCAGTGGTGACAATGCTTGGATCTGGAGATAAAATAGTGGCAACTACCCTTAATGCCGAATTAAAACCCTGGCTTTTTAAAGTAACTCCTAAAATGAACAATGCAGTTACTGCATTCAGTGTAGATGCAAGTAGCATAAATATGGAAGAGCTTATTAAAACTAAACCAGATATTTTATTTATACCTACAGGAAATAAAAATATTAGCAAAATGTCAGATTTAAAGATTCCAGTTATTCAAGTTAGCTTTAAAGATTTTGACAGTTTAAAGAAATGCGTAAAGCTTACAGGAGATATTCTAGGAGAAGAAGGTAAAAAAAGAGCTGAAGAATATACCTCCTATTTAGATAAAAAAATAAATATGTTAACCAGCGTAACTTCTAAAATACCTGAAGACCAAAAACTTAAAGTACTTCACCTATCAGATCTTTCTCCATTAAAGGTAGATGGAAAAGGAACAATAATCGACTCCTGGATACAAATAGCAGGAGGTATAAATGTATCCTCCGATATTGACGGTAATACCAAAGAAGTATCCATGGAGCAAATATTAACGTGGAATCCCGATGTTATTATAGTAAGCAGCACAGTGGGTAGTGCAGATAGAAAAGAAAGTATTAATAAAATATTAAAGGATGAATCTTGGAAAAAAACAACTGCAGTACAAAAAGGAAGGGTATATGTAAATCCCGACGGAGTTTTTTCCTGGGATAGATATAGTGCTGAGGAAGCCCTCCAAATCCAGTGGGCAGCAAAGACCTTATATCCCGAAAAGTTCCAATCTTTAGATATTTCCAAAGAAACTAAATGGTTTTATAAAACATTTTTCAATTACTCTCTTTCAGATAATGAAGTTGAAAGAATTTTAAATGGACAAGCGCCACAATAA
- a CDS encoding nitrogenase component 1, translated as MSLKIKEKERAGIVNPIYNCQPCGAEFASIGLKDCIPLVHGGQGCSMFVRLLFAQHFKENFEMASSSIHEHAAVFGGKKNAEEGIQVLVDRYPDLRIIPIVTTCSTETIGDDIEGIVEIMNRKLKKSHPDRKVNLIPVHTPSYSGSHVQGYNVAIKAFVNALAKKGEPNGKLNIITGWLNPGDVAEIKHILKEMDVEGNILIDTETFMTPIMPDKSRFAYGNTTVEDIEDSANSLGTIALCKYEGGAAAQLLETKFKVPSVIEDIPIGIKNTDKFLKNISKFTGKPIPQSLVEERGLAIDTMVNLAHMFFANKKVAIYGDPDLVIGLAQFCLECELEPVLLLLGDDNKAYQKDQRLTEIEENANCDIEVIWNSDLWELERRLKDKSIEVDLIMGHSKGRFMAIDYKIPMVRVGFPTFDRSGLWRQPVIGYKGAMLLADMIANTMFADMENKHDREWILNTW; from the coding sequence ATGTCCTTAAAAATAAAAGAAAAAGAACGGGCGGGAATAGTAAATCCAATCTACAATTGTCAGCCTTGTGGTGCAGAGTTTGCATCTATCGGATTAAAGGACTGCATTCCTTTAGTGCACGGTGGACAAGGATGCTCAATGTTTGTCAGGCTGTTATTTGCACAGCATTTTAAAGAAAATTTTGAAATGGCATCATCTTCCATACATGAACATGCAGCTGTTTTCGGTGGAAAGAAAAATGCTGAAGAAGGAATTCAGGTGCTTGTAGACAGGTATCCAGACTTAAGAATAATTCCTATTGTTACTACCTGTTCAACTGAAACCATAGGTGATGATATTGAAGGTATAGTGGAAATTATGAATAGGAAGCTAAAAAAATCACATCCTGACAGAAAAGTTAATCTTATTCCAGTTCATACCCCAAGTTATAGTGGAAGTCATGTTCAGGGTTATAATGTAGCTATAAAAGCATTTGTCAATGCTTTAGCAAAAAAGGGGGAGCCAAATGGTAAATTAAATATTATAACTGGGTGGCTGAATCCCGGTGATGTAGCTGAAATTAAGCATATATTAAAAGAAATGGACGTAGAGGGAAATATACTTATAGATACAGAAACATTTATGACACCGATTATGCCGGATAAATCCAGATTTGCATATGGGAATACAACAGTAGAGGATATAGAAGATTCTGCAAATTCTCTTGGTACTATAGCCTTGTGTAAATACGAAGGCGGTGCCGCAGCTCAGCTGCTTGAAACAAAATTTAAAGTTCCGTCAGTAATTGAAGATATACCTATTGGTATAAAAAATACAGATAAGTTTTTGAAAAATATCAGTAAGTTTACAGGTAAACCAATACCGCAATCATTAGTTGAAGAACGTGGATTAGCTATTGATACTATGGTAAATCTGGCGCATATGTTCTTTGCAAATAAAAAAGTTGCAATTTATGGTGATCCTGATTTGGTTATAGGACTTGCACAGTTTTGTTTGGAATGTGAATTAGAGCCTGTACTTCTTTTACTGGGAGATGATAACAAGGCTTATCAGAAGGATCAAAGATTAACTGAAATAGAAGAAAATGCAAATTGTGATATAGAAGTAATATGGAATTCCGATTTGTGGGAATTAGAGCGCAGATTGAAGGATAAATCAATAGAGGTGGATTTAATCATGGGACATTCTAAAGGCAGATTTATGGCAATAGATTATAAAATTCCTATGGTTAGAGTGGGATTCCCGACTTTCGATAGGTCAGGTTTATGGAGACAGCCTGTTATTGGATACAAAGGTGCTATGCTGCTGGCTGACATGATTGCTAACACCATGTTTGCTGATATGGAAAACAAGCATGATAGGGAATGGATTTTAAATACATGGTAG
- a CDS encoding nitrogenase component 1 has protein sequence MYDELKFHNCEHSKDPVLGCALEGVASVIAGIDDVSIVIHSPQGCAATVANAYDLHEIDFTRRKIGCTRLFETDVIMGASEKLKQLIKDADNTFNTKTMFVVGTCAADIIGEDIGGICKSMQPEVKARLIPIVAGGFRGNSYDGQDIALNAIIPLIKKSEKKYRNSVNIISPQANLNPTWWEDLNWVIKTLNSLGINVQAVLPHNTSMEEIENSASASANILLSHDAGYQFAKKMEKIHHIPLILSDIPLPIGTENTARWLRAIGMYFGVEDKAEQIIKEGEEKVISLLRKRALMIIPRYRNCRIAISADATIGIGLVRMLFKELEMIPEIIMIKSGREEAKKVLNWELSTLGISPKVAFSVDGYQIKKGLSDFHVDTVIGSAWEKYMAEEIGIKVAFDVLNPTNRDIYVDRAYFGYDGMLNILEIMGNDWERAYRSKEISSAQYE, from the coding sequence ATGTATGATGAGTTGAAATTCCATAATTGTGAGCACAGCAAGGATCCGGTTTTAGGATGTGCTCTTGAAGGTGTTGCCAGTGTAATAGCGGGAATAGATGATGTGAGTATTGTTATTCATTCACCACAAGGTTGTGCAGCAACAGTGGCGAATGCATATGATTTACATGAGATAGATTTTACCAGGAGAAAAATAGGCTGTACCCGTTTGTTTGAAACAGATGTTATTATGGGAGCTTCAGAAAAACTTAAGCAGCTTATAAAAGATGCAGACAATACTTTTAATACTAAAACTATGTTCGTGGTGGGTACCTGTGCTGCGGATATAATTGGTGAGGATATAGGAGGGATATGTAAAAGTATGCAGCCCGAGGTAAAGGCAAGACTTATACCTATAGTTGCAGGGGGATTTAGAGGCAACAGTTATGATGGACAGGATATAGCGCTAAATGCCATTATACCTCTTATAAAGAAAAGTGAAAAGAAATACAGAAATAGTGTAAATATTATATCACCGCAGGCAAATTTAAATCCTACATGGTGGGAAGATTTAAATTGGGTAATTAAAACTTTAAATTCATTAGGGATAAATGTTCAGGCAGTTCTTCCGCATAATACTTCCATGGAAGAAATCGAAAATTCAGCTTCAGCATCAGCTAATATACTTTTAAGCCATGATGCAGGTTATCAGTTTGCAAAAAAAATGGAGAAGATACATCATATACCTTTAATTCTTTCTGATATTCCACTGCCTATTGGCACAGAAAATACTGCCAGGTGGCTTAGGGCAATAGGTATGTACTTTGGTGTTGAAGATAAAGCGGAACAAATAATTAAAGAGGGAGAAGAAAAAGTAATAAGTTTATTGAGAAAGAGGGCACTTATGATAATTCCACGTTATCGGAACTGCAGGATTGCCATATCTGCAGACGCCACTATAGGAATTGGCCTTGTGAGAATGTTATTTAAAGAATTAGAAATGATTCCTGAAATCATAATGATAAAATCAGGTAGGGAAGAAGCAAAAAAAGTACTCAACTGGGAGCTAAGCACCCTGGGTATTTCACCCAAGGTAGCATTTTCTGTGGATGGATATCAGATTAAAAAAGGATTAAGTGACTTTCATGTTGATACAGTTATTGGTTCTGCCTGGGAAAAATATATGGCAGAAGAAATAGGAATAAAAGTTGCCTTTGATGTTTTAAATCCCACAAATAGAGATATATATGTGGATAGAGCATATTTTGGATATGATGGTATGCTCAATATACTGGAGATCATGGGCAATGATTGGGAAAGGGCATACCGTTCAAAGGAGATTAGCTCGGCACAATATGAATAA
- the nifH gene encoding nitrogenase iron protein has protein sequence MTRKIAFYGKGGIGKSTTQQNTAAALAHFYGKKVFIHGCDPKADCTRLILGEMTQSTIMDTLREEGEDSITEEAVIKTGFKGIRCVESGGPEPGVGCAGRGVITSINLMEELGAYTPDLDFVHFDVLGDVVCGGFAMPIREGKAQEVYIVASGEMMAVYAANNICKGILKYADQGGVRLGGIICNSRMVDKELELMEEFTSAIGTQLIHFMPRDNIVQKAEFNKQTVVEYDPDCNQAKEYGELARKIIENKNFVVPKPLKIPDLEQMVIKYGLLD, from the coding sequence ATGACAAGAAAAATAGCATTTTATGGTAAAGGTGGAATAGGTAAATCAACTACACAGCAAAATACAGCTGCAGCACTAGCTCATTTCTATGGCAAAAAAGTTTTTATTCATGGGTGTGACCCTAAGGCAGACTGTACACGTCTTATACTTGGAGAGATGACTCAAAGTACAATAATGGATACCCTTAGAGAAGAAGGAGAAGATTCAATAACAGAAGAAGCCGTTATTAAAACAGGGTTTAAAGGTATCCGCTGTGTTGAATCTGGAGGACCTGAGCCTGGTGTTGGATGTGCAGGAAGAGGTGTTATAACCTCAATTAATTTGATGGAAGAGCTTGGAGCTTATACCCCTGATCTTGACTTTGTGCACTTTGATGTTTTAGGTGACGTTGTATGCGGAGGATTCGCAATGCCTATTCGTGAAGGAAAAGCACAGGAAGTATATATTGTTGCATCTGGAGAAATGATGGCAGTATATGCCGCAAATAACATATGTAAGGGTATACTCAAATATGCAGATCAAGGTGGAGTCAGATTAGGTGGTATTATATGTAACAGCCGTATGGTTGATAAAGAATTAGAACTCATGGAAGAATTTACAAGCGCAATAGGCACTCAACTGATTCATTTTATGCCTAGGGATAATATAGTTCAAAAAGCAGAGTTCAATAAACAGACAGTAGTTGAATATGATCCTGATTGCAATCAGGCAAAGGAATATGGAGAATTAGCACGTAAAATTATAGAAAATAAAAATTTTGTTGTACCTAAGCCTTTAAAGATTCCTGACTTAGAACAGATGGTTATTAAATATGGTCTGCTAGATTAA
- a CDS encoding nitrogenase component 1, with protein sequence MNSINDSIVFHGKLSRLYRLAKEGKIKTNLQGSHTRPCKFWTATKILSGIRNSIVIAHGPSGCAYGVKQSYKLTNSRNSGAPYEAVVSTNMDEKYVIYGGEKGLKGAIKEVDDKYHPDVIFIATSCATGIIGDNVDAVADKIKDEINAKIMPIHCEGFAGEYRSGFDLVFKQIVRFMDPPTEEEKAKLAHSVNIVGGKMGPERTEVDTDVKELVRLIKGMGAEVNSVIAGNCTLEEIKRAPSVAVNCTLCLDLGYAIGNAMLGEYGTPLNSTILPYGISATKKWLKGAAKKLGMEKETEDLIEREYNEIKDEFEEAKKFLQGKLAIVEGHDAIKSLSIAHMLERDLGMRPVIFNFHPWSTEARETSIDYLLETGLDPEVLITKGTIAFGKYESMKQTEEELLAFLGGLSEDSAVYFGSSLSFPTIPLVDLNAILNRPRFGFRGALKVAKCVKTALEYSFRPRSSLSKRMVFPEKSGLASIQSLTPKLGQDMPDCTVYAHRRRGKCMMS encoded by the coding sequence TTGAATAGTATAAATGATAGTATTGTTTTTCATGGTAAATTGAGTAGATTATACCGTCTAGCTAAAGAAGGCAAAATTAAAACTAATCTGCAGGGCAGTCATACCCGTCCGTGTAAATTTTGGACAGCTACAAAAATTTTGAGTGGTATAAGAAATTCCATTGTCATTGCCCATGGCCCCAGCGGATGTGCCTATGGAGTTAAACAATCATATAAGTTAACAAACAGTAGAAACAGTGGTGCCCCTTATGAGGCAGTAGTCAGTACCAATATGGATGAAAAATATGTAATATATGGGGGAGAGAAAGGGTTAAAAGGAGCCATTAAAGAAGTAGATGACAAATATCATCCGGATGTAATTTTTATTGCTACCAGCTGTGCAACTGGAATTATTGGAGATAATGTGGATGCTGTGGCAGATAAAATAAAGGATGAGATAAATGCCAAAATAATGCCTATACATTGTGAAGGATTTGCAGGAGAATACAGAAGTGGATTTGATCTGGTATTTAAACAAATTGTAAGATTCATGGACCCTCCTACTGAAGAAGAAAAAGCTAAATTGGCACATTCTGTGAATATTGTAGGGGGTAAAATGGGACCTGAAAGAACAGAAGTGGATACAGATGTAAAAGAATTGGTAAGATTGATAAAGGGAATGGGTGCAGAAGTTAATTCAGTTATTGCAGGTAATTGTACTTTAGAGGAAATTAAAAGAGCACCGAGTGTTGCTGTAAATTGTACTCTTTGTCTTGATTTAGGCTATGCCATAGGAAACGCTATGTTAGGAGAATATGGAACTCCATTAAACTCCACAATATTGCCTTATGGTATTAGTGCCACTAAAAAATGGTTAAAAGGTGCAGCTAAAAAATTAGGAATGGAAAAAGAAACTGAAGATTTAATAGAAAGAGAATATAATGAAATAAAAGATGAATTTGAGGAAGCTAAAAAATTTCTTCAAGGGAAACTGGCTATTGTTGAGGGACATGATGCTATTAAATCATTATCCATTGCACATATGCTTGAACGTGATCTTGGAATGCGTCCGGTTATATTTAATTTTCATCCTTGGAGTACAGAGGCAAGGGAAACCAGTATAGATTATTTGTTAGAAACTGGATTGGATCCTGAGGTTTTAATTACAAAAGGTACTATTGCTTTTGGTAAATATGAATCCATGAAGCAGACGGAAGAGGAACTGCTGGCCTTTCTTGGGGGACTCAGTGAGGATTCAGCTGTTTATTTTGGTTCTTCTCTCAGCTTTCCAACCATACCTTTGGTGGATTTAAATGCTATACTAAATCGTCCGAGATTTGGATTTAGGGGGGCACTTAAAGTGGCTAAGTGTGTTAAAACAGCACTGGAATATTCTTTTAGGCCAAGGAGTTCATTATCTAAAAGAATGGTTTTTCCTGAAAAGTCGGGCCTTGCATCTATCCAATCATTAACGCCTAAGCTAGGGCAAGATATGCCTGATTGTACAGTATATGCACATAGGAGGAGAGGCAAATGTATGATGAGTTGA